From a single Brassica oleracea var. oleracea cultivar TO1000 chromosome C5, BOL, whole genome shotgun sequence genomic region:
- the LOC106294445 gene encoding uncharacterized protein LOC106294445, giving the protein MDSTVDTVSKHEIQSFENKRVDEWKSPKVEQIYVLDVDLVEELVQKSEDAKAELVAHHLFDLLLQRVVCIRKQLKCHKSWKFKYKMEDLWRFLPQNGHYTSMRGKHQTSNSLCVIDHVGSSLEKMSTCGRWRSQQQSWFVYKLRSWLRSLRNNIKAFWRDVVEIKLSYNGKVMCEFMGIESDLITLEFFCFMGEKFSTLQHKVWYVLMVKNIDQSFESVMMNHLRSKVPYWRLARLGLLEMLSLVAQVDFVLWFITYQHKSVSGYIVELQNEEGSVLKNMWRASLVFSLLRSVSASMEFPGSVSDSENARYLHEVEEKSLQLNEKLEEKLCLSVLWKRLLCKDWMFKFKNRLATRTTISAFGVLILVMENGSIDEAENTLLVHKKCLSVLRRDVTEAAYMRLEKQWRQNSLIQKSFAIRSSLLQNRTQNVLWFLLVTEEVIVAFEFGMHHTKSWQQFYNIQRSVGVTTSMPFDPGGLLECTTVSKELEPLIVERFTSFMLQLWTWKLLINLVVKVFQKGRICYRKIGGANSDTSARHIIKMVQLELI; this is encoded by the coding sequence ATGGACTCAACCGTTGATACCGTGTCGAAGCATGAGATTCAATCGTTTGAGAACAAGAGAGTTGATGAGTGGAAATCTCCAAAGGTAGAACAAATATATGTTTTGGATGTTGACTTGGTGGAAGAATTGGTTCAAAAATCAGAAGATGCTAAGGCTGAGCTAGTTGCACACCACTTGTTTGATCTTTTGCTTCAGAGGGTTGTTTGTATAAGGAAGCAACTGAAGTGTCACAAGAGCTGGAAATTTAAGTATAAAATGGAGGATCTGTGGAGATTCCTGCCACAAAATGGTCATTATACATCTATGAGAGGAAAGCACCAAACTTCCAACAGTCTATGTGTTATTGATCATGTGGGATCATCATTGGAGAAAATGAGCACTTGTGGTCGTTGGAGAAGTCAACAACAGTCATGGTTCGTGTACAAACTGAGGTCGTGGCTTCGCTCACTTAGAAACAACATCAAGGCATTTTGGAGAGATGTAGTAGAGATAAAGCTGAGTTACAATGGAAAAGTTATGTGTGAGTTCATGGGGATCGAGAGTGACCTGATCACACTTGAATTTTTCTGTTTCATGGGAGAGAAGTTTAGCACTCTACAACATAAAGTCTGGTACGTTCTGATGGTTAAAAATATAGACCAGAGTTTTGAGTCTGTGATGATGAACCATCTAAGAAGTAAGGTCCCATACTGGAGATTGGCTAGGCTAGGCTTGCTAGAGATGCTCAGTCTTGTGGCTCAGGTTGACTTTGTATTATGGTTCATCACGTATCAACACAAATCTGTTTCAGGTTATATTGTTGAGTTGCAGAATGAAGAGGGATCTGTTTTGAAAAATATGTGGAGAGCAAGCTTGGTGTTTAGCTTACTTAGGTCAGTTAGTGCTTCAATGGAATTCCCTGGGTCAGTTAGCGACAGTGAAAATGCTCGATATCTTCATGAAGTAGAGGAAAAAAGTCTTCAGCTTAATGAGAAACTTGAGGAGAAGCTATGTCTTTCAGTGTTATGGAAGAGACTGCTTTGCAAGGACTGGATGTTTAAGTTCAAAAACAGATTGGCCACAAGAACCACAATCTCAGCTTTTGGGGTTTTGATTTTGGTGATGGAAAATGGCAGCATTGATGAAGCGGAGAATACACTTTTGGTGCACAAGAAGTGTCTTTCTGTTCTTAGACGAGATGTAACGGAGGCTGCTTATATGAGACTTGAAAAGCAGTGGAGGCAGAACAGCCTGATTCAGAAGTCATTTGCAATAAGAAGTTCCCTGCTGCAAAATAGAACACAAAACGTTTTGTGGTTCCTGCTAGTAACTGAAGAGGTGATTGTAGCATTTGAATTCGGAATGCACCACACGAAGTCATGGCAACAGTTTTATAATATTCAGAGAAGTGTGGGGGTTACTACAAGCATGCCCTTTGATCCAGGAGGGTTATTAGAGTGCACAACGGTTTCAAAAGAGTTAGAGCCACTGATTGTCGAACGTTTCACATCTTTTATGCTGCAATTGTGGACATGGAAGTTGTTGATAAACCTTGTGGTCAAGGTTTTTCAAAAAGGGAGGATTTGCTATAGGAAAATTGGTGGTGCTAATAGTGACACGTCAGCTCGACACATCATCAAGATGGTGCAGTTAGAGTTGATATAG
- the LOC106294446 gene encoding protein SAWADEE HOMEODOMAIN HOMOLOG 2-like, which translates to MGRPPSNGSPAFRFNMAEVMEMEGILLQHNIAMPSRHILEDLADKFSESVERKGKIVVQFKQIWNWFQNRRYALRARGNKAPGKLNVSSSMPPGVDSTNQMRNVLSVPGVMRSDSYKSYLEFEAKSARDGAWYDVHNFLAHRNLETGDPEVQVRFAGFEVGEDEWIKVKKHIRLRSHPCEASECVAVLAGDLVLCFQEGKDQALYFDAKVLDAQRRRHDIRGCRCRFLVRYSHDQSEEIVPLRKICRRPETDYRLQQLHSSSNDFGKSNQLQKPAPDAAAAPQSSASVPIVVPEKKDPSLISASATSVQPGSNAATVPAGSA; encoded by the exons ATGGGTCGGCCTCCAAGTAATGGCAGTCCGGCGTTCCGGTTTAACATGGCTGAG GTAATGGAGATGGAGGGAATATTGTTACAGCATAATATAGCAATGCCAAGTCGACATATTCTTGAAGATCTTGCTGACAAGTTTAG TGAATCAGTGGAGCGGAAGGGGAAGATTGTTGTGCAGTTCAAACAA ATATGGAACTGGTTCCAAAACAGGAGATATGCTCTAAGAGCAAGGGGGAATAAAGCTCCTGGGAAGCTTAATGTGTCTTCTTCCATGCCGCCCGGTGTGGATTCAACAAATCAGATGAGAAATGTGCTTTCAG TTCCCGGTGTCATGAGGAGTGATTCGTACAAATCTTACTTGGAATTTGAAGCCAAATCTGCCAGGGACGGTGCATG GTATGATGTGCATAATTTTCTAGCTCATAGAAACTTGGAGACTGGTGATCCG GAAGTGCAGGTTCGATTTGCGGGTTTTGAAGTTGGAGAAGATGAATGGATAAAAGTCAAGAAGCACATAAGGCTACGATCACACCCATGTGAAGCATCAGAATGTGTTGCAGTTCTTGCTGGAGATCTCGTTCTTTGCTTCCAG GAAGGTAAAGATCAAGCTCTCTATTTTGACGCCAAAGTTCTTGATGCACAAAGAAGAAGACACGATATAAGAGGTTGTCGTTGTAGGTTCTTGGTGCGTTACAGCCACGACCAGTCCGAG GAAATCGTTCCCTTGAGGAAGATTTGCCGGCGGCCTGAAACAGATTACAGGCTACAGCAACTTCACAGTTCTTCCAATGACTTTGGTAAGTCTAATCAGCTCCAAAAACCCGCTCCAGACGCGGCTGCAGCTCCACAATCCAGCGCATCAGTTCCCATTGTTGTACCCGAGAAGAAAGATCCGAGTTTGATCTCCGCTTCAGCCACTTCAGTTCAACCTGGCTCCAATGCAGCCACTGTCCCCGCTGGTTCTGCGTAG
- the LOC106294448 gene encoding putative F-box protein At2g02030 produces the protein MFGFGKDNVTGRYKIVWLYNIYPATLNKKKKTRCEVFDLEERRWRFVTTRPLDHHQILSNQRPPCANGLLYWLTGDEQGYPSTQTKLIVFDIHTEMFQVTSTPPFITPDASSDKIGLCNLNGRLCISELKGDCKQEFWWRVEECNKWERIFSVDLNSTSCWFGGITSQPLTPLAISRDNNKVVLSLSYQESLVDFDLDPDSTVYHLYYSGYYGLAIPYFPSLSLVHATF, from the coding sequence ATGTTTGGATTTGGGAAAGACAACGTCACAGGACGATATAAGATAGTGTGGCTATATAATATATATCCTGCTACCTTGAACAAGAAGAAGAAGACAAGATGCGAGGTTTTCGATTTAGAGGAACGGAGATGGAGATTCGTGACTACCAGACCTCTTGATCATCACCAAATCTTGTCTAATCAGAGGCCACCGTGTGCAAACGGATTATTATACTGGCTCACGGGAGATGAACAAGGATACCCATCAACACAAACCAAACTCATAGTTTTCGATATTCATACAGAGATGTTTCAAGTCACCTCAACACCACCTTTTATTACCCCTGATGCCTCTAGTGACAAAATTGGTTTATGTAATCTTAACGGTCGTCTCTGCATTTCTGAGCTCAAGGGAGATTGTAAGCAAGAGTTTTGGTGGAGGGTTGAAGAATGCAACAAGTGGGAGAGAATCTTCTCAGTTGACTTGAATTCTACTTCCTGTTGGTTTGGTGGTATCACTTCACAGCCTCTCACACCTTTGGCCATTTCCAGGGATAACAATAAAGTCGTCCTCTCGCTTTCCTATCAAGAAAGCCTTGTTGACTTTGATCTTGATCCTGACTCGACTGTTTATCATTTGTATTATTCTGGTTACTATGGCTTGGCTATTCCTTATTTTCCAAGTTTATCACTAGTTCATGCAACTTTCTAG
- the LOC106294444 gene encoding uncharacterized protein LOC106294444, producing the protein MVRRIKRKGFINTEAAREFFNHLVAERHSLLLLVPLVLAFWAIERWVFAFSNWVPLVVAVWASLQYGSYQRAILAEDLTRKWKQNVFNASTITPLEHCQWLNKLLSEIWLNFMNKKLSLRFSSMVEKRLRQRRSRLIENIQLLEFSLGSCPPLLGLNGTCWSQSGEQKILRLDFTWDTSDLSILLQAKLSKPFNRTARIVVNSLCIKGDILIRPTLEGKAMLYSFVSNPDVRIGVAFGGGGGQSLPATELPGVSSWLVKILTETLNKKMVEPRRGCFSLPATDLHKTAVGGIIYVTVVSGSNLHRSVLRGSPSSRSPDIAESSNGGSSSNKPVQTFVEVELEQLSRRSEMRTGPNPAYQSTFNMILHDNTGTLKFNLYENNPASVRYDSLASCEVKLKYVNDDSTMFWAVGYDNGVIAKHAEFCGQEVEMVVPFEGVSSSELTVRLLLKEWHFSDGSHSLNGVNSSSLHSLDGSASLFSKTGRKIIVTVLAGKNLLVSKTGKCDANVKLQYGKTIQKTKTVNAAEGVWNQKFEFEELAGEEYLKVKCYREEMLGTDNIGTATLSLHGISNSEMHIWVPLEEVSSGEIELLIEALSPEYSEADSSKGLIELVLVEARDLVAADLRGTSDPYVRVQYGEKKQRTKVIYKTLHPKWNQTMEFPDDGSSLELHVKDHNTLLPTSSIGNCVVEYQRLKPNETADKWIPLQGVTRGEIRVRVTRKVTEAPRRASADSSSPFNKALLLSNQMKQVMIKFQNLIDDGDLEGLGEALGELESLEDEQEEYLVQLQTEQMLLINKIKDLGKEILNSSPVQATSHSPSRSGSGSGGGSYSRLRLPAPM; encoded by the exons ATGGTTCGGAGAATAAAGAGGAAAGGTTTCATAAACACCGAAGCTGCAAGAGAGTTTTTCAATCATCTAGTTGCGGAGAGACACTCTCTTCTGTTGCTGGTTCCTTTGGTGTTAGCTTTCTGGGCTATTGAGAGATGGGTCTTCGCTTTCTCCAACTGGGTTCCTCTCGTCGTTGCTGTTTGGGCTTCTCTTCAG TATGGGAGTTACCAAAGGGCAATACTTGCAGAAGATCTAACCAGGAAGTGGAAGCAAAACGTGTTCAATGCTTCG ACTATAACTCCATTGGAACATTGCCAATGGCTGAACAAATTACTGTCTGAAATTTGGCTAAACTTCATGAACAAAAAACTCTCTCTCAGATTTTCTTCTATGGTAGAG AAACGGTTGAGGCAACGAAGATCAAGACTAATAGAAAATATACAGTTGTTGGAGTTCTCTCTTGGCTCATGTCCTCCTTTGCTGGGACTCAACGGAACATGTTGGTCTCAATCAGGGGAACAG AAAATCTTGCGGTTAGATTTCACTTGGGACACATCTGATCTAAGCATCTTGCTCCAAGCCAAGTTGTCCAAACCGTTTAACAGAACAGCAAGAATCGTCGTCAACAGTCTTTGCATCAAAGGAGAT ATACTAATCAGACCAACTCTAGAAGGAAAAGCAATGCTCTATTCCTTTGTATCTAACCCTGACGTTAGAATCGGAGTTGCTTTCGGCGGTGGCGGTGGCCAATCTCTTCCCGCCACAGAGCTTCCCGGTGTCTCCTCTTGGCTG GTGAAGATCCTAACGGAAACATTGAACAAGAAGATGGTGGAGCCAAGACGAGGATGTTTCTCATTACCAGCCACCGATCTTCACAAAACAGCAGTAGGAGGAATCATCTACGTAACAGTAGTCTCCGGTAGCAACCTTCATCGCAGCGTCCTCCGCGGAAGCCCCTCCTCGAGAAGTCCCGACATTGCGGAAAGTAGTAACGGTGGCAGCAGCAGCAACAAACCTGTACAAACGTTCGTGGAGGTCGAGCTAGAACAGCTGTCTCGAAGAAGCGAGATGAGAACAGGACCCAATCCAGCTTATCAGTCAACGTTCAACATGATCTTACACGACAATACGGGGACGCTTAAGTTTAACCTCTACGAGAATAATCCTGCTAGTGTCAGATACGACAGTCTCGCTAGCTGCGAAGTTAAG CTCAAATACGTTAACGATGATTCTACAATGTTTTGGGCCGTCGGATATGATAACGGTGTGATAGCTAAACACGCTGAGTTCTGTGGTCAAGAAGTTGAGATGGTTGTTCCCTTTGAAGGTGTTAGCTCCAGCGAG TTGACTGTGCGGCTACTTCTAAAGGAATGGCACTTCTCTGATGGCTCACATAGCTTGAACGGTGTTAACTCAAGTTCTTTACACTCACTCGATGGATCGGCTAGCTTGTTCTCGAAAACCGGTCGGAAGATAATCGTCACGGTTTTAGCAGGGAAGAATCTTCTTGTTTCTAAGACTGGAAAATGCGACGCTAATGTCAAGTTGCAGTATGGGAAA ACTATACAAAAAACGAAGACGGTGAACGCGGCAGAGGGTGTGTGGAACCAGAAGTTTGAGTTTGAGGAGTTGGCAGGAGAAGAATATCTGAAAGTGAAATGCTATAGAGAAGAGATGCTTGGCACTGACAACATCGGTACAGCTACGTTGAGTCTTCATGGGATTAGTAACAGCGAAATGCATATATGGGTTCCTCTTGAAGAAGTTAGTTCTGGAGAGATAGAGCTTTTGATCGAAGCTCTTAGTCCTGAGTATAGTGAA GCGGATTCTAGTAAAGGCTTGATTGAACTGGTGCTTGTTGAAGCGCGGGATCTCGTGGCTGCGGATCTTAGAGGAACCAGTGATCCTTACGTCAGGGTTCAGTACGGAGAGAAGAAACAGAGGACAAAG GTTATTTACAAGACATTGCATCCCAAATGGAATCAGACAATGGAGTTCCCAGATGATGGGAGCTCCTTGGAGCTACACGTCAAAGACCATAACACACTGCTTCCAACTTCAAGCATCGGTAACTGCGTTGTGGAATACCAACGGCTAAAGCCAAACGAGACAGCCGACAAGTGGATACCTCTCCAAGGAGTGACACGTGGAGAGATCCGTGTGAGAGTCACGAGGAAAGTCACCGAGGCTCCAAGAAGAGCCAGCGCGGACTCTAGCTCTCCGTTCAACAAAGCGCTCTTGTTGTCTAACCAGATGAAGCAGGTGATGATAAAGTTTCAGAATTTGATCGACGATGGAGATCTCGAAGGTCTTGGTGAAGCTTTGGGAGAGCTGGAGAGTTTGGAGGATGAGCAAGAAGAGTATTTGGTCCAGCTTCAGACAGAGCAGATGCTGCTTATCAACAAGATTAAAGATCTTGGTAAAGAGATTCTTAACTCGTCCCCTGTTCAAGCCACGTCTCATTCGCCGTCTAGGTCCGGGTCTGGTTCGGGAGGTGGATCGTATAGCCGGCTAAGATTACCAGCGCCAATGTAG